Part of the Terriglobia bacterium genome is shown below.
GACTCCGAGCCGTTAAATTGTGGGGGAGAATCGATCGGTTCATTGGCGAGTTGACCTGGTCTCTTGTACAAAGAATCGCAGGCATGCCAACAGCGCATGCCTGCGGCACCCGAGCAACATTTTGATCAAATTCGCCGAAGAGCCCCCGCCACAAAAAGCGTGGCGAGGCTACCAAAACGACTAGGAAATCAGGCACGAAATTGAAACGACGGATTCATGACTGACCCTGGCTTAACCGAACTACACCATCGCACCAGCGGACCGCTTGGGGATGTGGAATAAATTGGTTCGTGATTCACTTCCAATGTCCCGGGGTGCCGCAGGCATGCGTTCTTGGCATGCCTGCGAATCGCTTTTGGATCCCCGGACCGCCAACGTTGCTGGGCGGATTCCTTTGCTGTGGGCCTTTGGCCGATTTCAGTCAAATGCTGGATGGCGTAGACTCCGAGCCGTTAAATTGTGGGGGAGAATCGATCGGTGCTTTACCGAGTTGACCTGGTCTCTTTTCCAGAGAATCGCGGGCATGCCAACAGCGCATGCCTGCGGCACCCGAGCAGCTTCTTGATCAAATTCGCCGAAGAGCCCCCGCCACAAAGAGCGTGGCGAGGCTACCAAAGCGAATAGGAAATCAGGCACGAAACTGAAACGAGGGATTCATGACTGACCCTGGCTTGACCGAACTACACCATCGCACCAGCACCACGCGGCTTGTCCTGATCACTATCGTCGTCCTCATCATCGTCGCTGTAATTGTAATCGCCGGTATTGTCCCTCGCGAGCGTGCGAAGGCAGCGCTGCGCATTGAAACCAACGATCTGGCTGTTCCCACCGTGGCGGTGATCCAGGCCAAGCGCGGCTCGCCGCAGCAGGAGATTGTCCTGCCGGGTAACATGCAACCGTTTATTGAATCCCCCATCTACGCCCGGACAAACGGCTATCTCAAGAAGTGGACCCACGACATCGGCGCCCACGTAAAGACCGGCGAATTGCTCGCCGAAATCGAAACGCCCGAAGTGGACGCCCAGCTCGAGCAGGCGCGGTCTGACCTGAACACCGCCATTGCCAACATGAAGCTGGCCCAGGTGACGGCCGAGCGGTACGAGAGTTTGCGGAACACCGATTCAGTGTCCAAGCAGGATGTCGACACGGCCGCCAGCGACTACGTCGCCCGCAAAGCGATGGTGGCGTCGGCCGAGAGCAGTGTGAAGCGCTACGAGCAGCTCCAGTCGTTCGAGAAGGTGTACGCGCCGTTCGACGGGGTCATTACGGCCCGCCATACCGACGTCGGAAACCTCATCAACTCCGGCAATGCAGGCCCGGCGCAGGAGCTGTTTCGCATCGCGTCGATTCAAAAACTGCGCGTGTTCGTGAACGTCCCGCAGCAGTATTCCCGTGACGCCCGGATCGGCCTCATCGCCGATCTGACCTTGCCGCAGTTTCCCGAACGGCGCTTCAAAGGGATCCTGGTGCGCACGGCCAATTCCATCGACCTGGCTTCACGCACGCTGCTGGTTGAAGTCGACGTCGAGAACCCCCGCGGCGAGCTTCTTCCCGGCGCTTATACCGAGGTGCATTTAAAGATTCCCAGCAATGTCCCCACGTTCATTTTGCCGGTCACGGCGCTCATCTTCCAGGCGCAGGGCATGCAGGTGGCTGAAGTCGATGGCAACCATCGCGCGCAATTGAAACCCATCACGATCGGCCGTGATTTTGGGGCCGAGGTCGAAATCGTGGCCGGCCTGAGCGGGGCGGAGCAGATCATCAACAATCCCCCCGACTCGCTGGTCTCCGGGGAAGAGGTTCGGATTACCCCGGCCGAGGGCGGAAGGAACAAGCCCTGATGCGACACGTCCAGATGACGGGGTTACTCCAGCCCAGGCACCGCGCCGCACGAGGCATATTCTTCGCCGCGGCCCTGCTGTGCCTCATCGGCTGCGCCGCCGGCTGCACCGCCGGACCCCGCTACGTCCGTCCCACCATCGACGTTCCCGCCCAGTACAAAGAGATGGGCCCCTGGAAGACGGCCGAGCCCAGTGATGCGATTCAGAAAGGCAAGTGGTGGGAGATTTACCAGGACCCGGAACTGAATTCCCTGGAAGAGCAGATCGACGTTTCGAACCTCACGTTGAAGGCCGCCCAGGACCAGTTTCTTCAGGCGCGCGCCGCCGTTCGCATTTCCCGATCGGCCCAGTATCCGACAGTCACAGGCGGCCTGTCGGTGTCGCCCACCCGGGTATCGGCCAATCGTCCGCTGGCCAATAAGACTTCCAGCACCACGTATAACACCGATCTTGTGATTCCTGTGGATGCGTCGTACGAGGCGGATGTTTGGGGCCGGGTTCGCCGCACCGTCGAGGCAAGCCGTGCCGAGGCGCAGGCCAGCGCCGCCGATGTGGCCACCGTCAGCCTCACTCTTCACGCTGAGCTGGCGCTCGACTACTTCCAACTGCGCGGGCTGGACGCCCAGATGGAACTCTTGAACTCAACCATCGCCGCCCTTGAAAAAGCATTTGAGCTGACCCAAAACCGCCACAACGCCGGCCTCTCCTCGGCGCTCGACGTGACGCAGGCCGAAACCCAACTCCAGACGACGCGGGCGCAGGCCCAGGACCTGGGGGTTGCCCGGGCCGCGTTTGAACACGCCATCGCCGTGCTCATCGGAAAAGCCCCGTCCGGGCTGAGCCTGCCCCAGGCCCCACTGAAGGTTCCCCCTCCAGCCATTCCCACTGGGCTTCCCTCTGATCTGTTGGAACGCCGTCCCGATATTGCCTCCTCCGAGCGGCGCGTCCAGGAAGCCAATGCGCGGATCGGGGTGGCCCGAGCCGCCTACTATCCCCTCGTCACGTTGACCGGGACTGCCGGGCTCGAAAGCACCGCCATCGGCACGCTGGTCCAGGGGCCAAGCATCCTCTGGTCGCTGGGAGCGAGCGCCTCACAAATTATTTTCGATGCCGGACGCCGCCATGCGATCACCGGGCAGGCATGGGCATCCTACGACCAGTCGGTCGCCAGTTACCGGCAGACCGTGCTCAACGCGCTCGAAGACGTCGAAGACAACCTCGCCGCGCTGCGTGTGCTGGAGGGAGAAGCGGAGACGCAGGCCAAGGCGGTGGACGCGGCGGAGCATTCCCTCAATCTTTCGACCACGCTTTATAAAGGCGGGCTGACCAACTACCTTCAAGTCATCACCGCACAGAGCACGGCGCTCGCGAATGAACGGACCGCCGTCGATCTGCTCACGCGGCGC
Proteins encoded:
- a CDS encoding efflux RND transporter periplasmic adaptor subunit — translated: MTDPGLTELHHRTSTTRLVLITIVVLIIVAVIVIAGIVPRERAKAALRIETNDLAVPTVAVIQAKRGSPQQEIVLPGNMQPFIESPIYARTNGYLKKWTHDIGAHVKTGELLAEIETPEVDAQLEQARSDLNTAIANMKLAQVTAERYESLRNTDSVSKQDVDTAASDYVARKAMVASAESSVKRYEQLQSFEKVYAPFDGVITARHTDVGNLINSGNAGPAQELFRIASIQKLRVFVNVPQQYSRDARIGLIADLTLPQFPERRFKGILVRTANSIDLASRTLLVEVDVENPRGELLPGAYTEVHLKIPSNVPTFILPVTALIFQAQGMQVAEVDGNHRAQLKPITIGRDFGAEVEIVAGLSGAEQIINNPPDSLVSGEEVRITPAEGGRNKP
- a CDS encoding efflux transporter outer membrane subunit, whose product is MTGLLQPRHRAARGIFFAAALLCLIGCAAGCTAGPRYVRPTIDVPAQYKEMGPWKTAEPSDAIQKGKWWEIYQDPELNSLEEQIDVSNLTLKAAQDQFLQARAAVRISRSAQYPTVTGGLSVSPTRVSANRPLANKTSSTTYNTDLVIPVDASYEADVWGRVRRTVEASRAEAQASAADVATVSLTLHAELALDYFQLRGLDAQMELLNSTIAALEKAFELTQNRHNAGLSSALDVTQAETQLQTTRAQAQDLGVARAAFEHAIAVLIGKAPSGLSLPQAPLKVPPPAIPTGLPSDLLERRPDIASSERRVQEANARIGVARAAYYPLVTLTGTAGLESTAIGTLVQGPSILWSLGASASQIIFDAGRRHAITGQAWASYDQSVASYRQTVLNALEDVEDNLAALRVLEGEAETQAKAVDAAEHSLNLSTTLYKGGLTNYLQVITAQSTALANERTAVDLLTRRMQASVLLVKAIGGGWTVSQIPKI